The following DNA comes from Capsicum annuum cultivar UCD-10X-F1 chromosome 7, UCD10Xv1.1, whole genome shotgun sequence.
NNNNNNNNNNNNNNNNNNNNNNNNNNNNNNNNNNNNNNNNNNNNNNNNNNNNNNNNNNNNNNNNNNNNNNNNNNNNNNNNNNNNNNNNNNNNNNNNNNNNNNNNNNNNNNNNNNNNNNNNNNNNNNNNNNNNNNNNNNNNNNNNNNNNNNNNNNNNNNNNNNNNNNNNNNNNNNNNNNNNNNNNNNNNNNNNNNNNNNNNNNNNNNNNNNNNNNNNNNNNNNNNNNNNNNNNNNNNNNNNNNNNNNNNNaattacatattatttttactcatataaaatttaattagaggAGGGAAAGAGGGAGGGAGAAAAGGGAGTAATTAAGAATCTCTATATCTTTAAATTGTAACAATATTCTTATAAAGAATAAAACATAAAAGttgtttttacaattatataaaTGTTTTTCGTATAGATTTTATTAGAGACTGGAGAAGGAATGAAAGGGAGGGAGTGAGGGGTGGAGATGGAGGTGAGGGTAAggggtagttttttttttctttttttcttttttcatgattGAGATATGATATGGTAGCTGGTTTTTTCTGTAAGGTTGTTGTTGAATGTTTAAACTAATATGATTTATCAGGGAAGAGGATAATTAAGAatctatatttttaaattgtgaataatattcttaaaaaatctaatattttttttttataagattgTTGCTGAATGTTTAAGGTAATATGACTTTACCACGAGAAAAAGGcattcgatattaaatattttatccgTGCATCGCGTGGGTACATATACCagtgtatattaatagggagagtaaagtaattaaaatgtgagagataatataattatttctaaaaggattgatatttatgttatttatagttGAATTTTTTCATGGAAACTTGCATAAATTCCTTCAATTTCCCCGTGGAATAGAAATCACAAAATTTAGGAACGTGGATAATGTAGCTTCCACTCGATCGATTTGGCCAAGGGAGAACCGTGGTCGCCACACATCCATCACCCCTTGTCTCTCCTCTTCATTTATTTAGGCTAGTTCACGTTCACTCCCAAATAACAGAAAAGAACATCGACATCAATGGCATCGACTACTAGCATAATTCAAGGTGGATTCTCATGCGGCGGCGGCGGCGCATTGTCTTCGTTCAGGGCGAGGCCAAGGCGGATGGTGGTTCGTGCGGAAGCTGTAAATCCAGATATTAGGAAGGATGAAACAAAAGTGGTGGACTCTGTTCTCGTAACTGAACTCTCTAAACCTCTTACTCCTTACTGCAGGTGTTGGAGGTCTGGGACTTTTCCTCTATGTGACGGAAGCCACGTGAAGCATAATAAGGCAACTGGAGATAACGTTGGACCTCTGCTATTGAAGAAGTAGTTAGCCAGTAAATGGCTGTGGTACCGTACGTGTTAGTCCCTAGATTATGAAGCCTATTTCTAGAATAAAACTTGTTAAAACTGAAAGTACTTGTAATATTTATCCTTTCCCAGCAGTAGTTCTACTTATGCTAGAACACGATCACATTGTAATTTCAACCATGCTATTTCATCGGTTACACCGTCTTCTTTTTGTTCCAGACAATCTTTCATAGAACTTCAAAACCTTGGGGTTTGCCTTAATCTTTAACGGATTGAAATTGACTAGATGAAGGCCATCCAAGCTTTTAACACGCGAAAGAGCAACATATACCATCCCAAAGCCAAAAACCCCGGTAGAGGTCTGTATGGAGGTTGTTTAGAGTCATCCCTTGACATTTATGAATGCTTAGAGCCCAAGCCAATATGAGGGGAATTTGATTTCGCATCGCAACAGCTTCATCTCCCTCCATTACATACCATCTTTCTAGACCGATCATCACTTCTTGCCCAGAATCAAATCTAACGACAGGTAGCAAGTTACCATTTCCGCAAATATCAGAAATCTCACGGTCATATAATTTATGAGTTTCTTGAACAACAGCAAAGTCAAAGACTGTACCAGTAGCACCATTCACAAGTCCACCAATAACATCAATGTTCTTTGTCAAAAGCACCCTAGATCCTACACATAATTTGAGCAACTCAGGTGCAATTCCATTCTTGAGCTGCTTCTTCCAAGGATCTTTACCACTATCAAGAGCTTGTTAATGAAACAGTACCTCATCTAAATGGTCAAGTCGTTGAGCATTCACTCTATTCACATCCTCAATCCTTGGGTAAAGCTGAACAGCTGAAGAATCTGGCTCCACCTTAGAGCAGCATTGGTCTAATAACTTCAAATCCTCGGAATCATACTTCCCTTTCCTAATCTCCTGCAGCAGTTTTATAAGCTGTGCATCTGATTGCTTAAAGATAGTTTTAACTTCAATTTGCATATCAAAACTCGCATTCCAACAATCTGCTTCAAAAGCAAATTCCTTCTGTTGTCCCTTGTTACTAATAACCGGTGGAAGCTGAAAAAAGTCTCCACTCACAACTAACTGTATCCCACCCCAAATCTTCTCCTCACAGCCTAATTCTTCACTTCTAATACTCCTTGCAATGAACTCAAGATTATCAAAAACCTCACCGCTAATCATGCTAATTTCATCGATAACCAAGGCCCTAGCTTTATTCCATCTACGATACGCTCTCTTATCCAATGTAACCTTAGAGAGCAAATCCACATTACTAGCATCACCAAGTCCAATACCAGCAAATGAATGAAGGGTCTGTCCATTCAGGGAACAAGCAGCAACCCCAGTTGAAGCTATAACGAAAACCCGAGATTTCCCATGAATCTTCCTAAGTTCACTAatgatatgctgaagtaaataGGTCTTTCCAGTCCCTGCTGAACCAGTAATGAAAATAGAATTCCCTTTTGAAATTGcttccaagatttgattttgctGGTCA
Coding sequences within:
- the LOC107877353 gene encoding CDGSH iron-sulfur domain-containing protein NEET, producing the protein MASTTSIIQGGFSCGGGGALSSFRARPRRMVVRAEAVNPDIRKDETKVVDSVLVTELSKPLTPYCRCWRSGTFPLCDGSHVKHNKATGDNVGPLLLKK
- the LOC107876861 gene encoding ATP-dependent DNA helicase pfh1-like, giving the protein MKLSLYYTAKIAYRLLSSKAKWGPQVSAKSKTKSCRSEFIGNKKPKVKLTDQQNQILEAISKGNSIFITGSAGTGKTYLLQHIISELRKIHGKSRVFVIASTGVAACSLNGQTLHSFAGIGLGDASNVDLLSKVTLDKRAYRRWNKARALVIDEISMISGEVFDNLEFIARSIRSEELGCEEKIWGGIQLVVSGDFFQLPPVISNKGQQKEFAFEADCWNASFDMQIEVKTIFKQSDAQLIKLLQEIRKGKYDSEDLKLLDQCCSKVEPDSSAVQLYPRIEDVNRVNAQRLDHLDEKQLKNGIAPELLKLCVGSRVLLTKNIDVIGGLVNGATGTVFDFAVVQETHKLYDREISDICGNGNLLPVVRFDSGQEVMIGLERWYVMEGDEAVAMRNQIPLILAWALSIHKCQGMTLNNLHTDLYRGFWLWDGICCSFAC